Proteins co-encoded in one Thamnophis elegans isolate rThaEle1 chromosome 1, rThaEle1.pri, whole genome shotgun sequence genomic window:
- the FJX1 gene encoding four-jointed box protein 1 translates to MQRGGLARLGSVAVLWLLALASLAGLWSGRIGDPRTIELKFPQERADSAFGSIQVAPAAPSRPLQTSRLQAAQKTFRALLTLPGQSTELQEGQGESGQEPPLPSARPRRERQGAMGAEEQFPFLPVRGGVFWSQTLEAQVPPGFPAEETASWLRAAREARVVSLERGGCGRSSNRLARLSDGSRACVRYGINPEQIQGEALSYHLAGLLGIQERLPPLALSRVEARGGQWAEVRDELRGSHWAEGAVVSLARWVDNLTDVVAPAPWQTEAGVPAAGRRLQPLSVGELRGLSQAQLVELVQWSDLILFDYLTANFDRLVSNLFSLQWDPRVMHRATSNLHRAPNGGLVFLDNEAGLVHGYRLLAMWDKYNEPLLRSVCVFREATAQRVRELHRLRNAASELLRLYRTREPLAEILGFLSDQQAQMLQERIDFVHKHILHCKAKATAP, encoded by the coding sequence ATGCAACGAGGGGGTCTGGCCCGGCTGGGCTCCGTGGCCGTGCTCTGGCTGCTAGCTTTGGCTTCCTTGGCGGGGCTGTGGAGTGGACGGATTGGGGACCCGAGAACGATCGAACTGAAGTTCCCACAGGAGCGAGCCGACTCGGCGTTCGGCAGCATCCAAGTGGCGCCGGCAGCACCGAGCCGTCCCCTCCAGACAAGTCGCCTCCAAGCCGCCCAGAAAACTTTCCGAGCCCTGCTCACGCTGCCGGGACAGTCGACGGAGCTTCAGGAGGGGCAGGGAGAAAGCGGGCAGGAGCCGCCGCTTCCTTCGGCTCGCCCTCGGCGGGAGAGGCAAGGAGCAATGGGAGCCGAGGAGCAGTTTCCCTTCTTGCCGGTGCGCGGCGGGGTTTTTTGGAGCCAGACCTTGGAGGCTCAGGTGCCGCCGGGCTTTCCGGCGGAGGAGACCGCCTCGTGGCTGCGGGCGGCCCGGGAAGCGCGCGTCGTGTCGCTCGAGCGCGGCGGCTGCGGTCGCAGCTCCAACCGGCTGGCCCGGTTATCGGACGGGAGCCGCGCCTGCGTGCGCTACGGCATCAACCCGGAGCAGATCCAGGGCGAGGCGCTTTCCTATCATCTGGCCGGGCTACTGGGCATTCAAGAGCGGCTGCCGCCTCTGGCTCTCTCCCGGGTGGAAGCCCGCGGCGGGCAGTGGGCGGAAGTGCGCGACGAGCTGCGCGGCTCTCATTGGGCCGAGGGGGCCGTGGTGAGCCTGGCGCGGTGGGTGGACAATCTGACCGACGTGGTGGCCCCCGCCCCTTGGCAAACCGAGGCGGGGGTGCCGGCGGCCGGCCGGAGGTTGCAGCCCCTGTCGGTGGGGGAGCTGAGAGGCCTCAGCCAGGCGCAGCTGGTGGAGCTGGTGCAATGGAGCGACTTGATTCTCTTCGACTATCTCACGGCCAACTTCGACCGGCTGGTCAGCAACCTGTTTAGCCTCCAGTGGGACCCCCGCGTCATGCATCGGGCCACCAGCAACCTGCACCGGGCCCCCAATGGGGGATTGGTTTTCCTCGACAACGAGGCCGGCCTGGTGCACGGCTACCGGCTGCTGGCCATGTGGGACAAATACAACGAGCCTTTGCTGCGCTCCGTCTGCGTCTTCCGCGAGGCCACCGCCCAGAGAGTGCGGGAGTTGCACCGCTTGCGCAACGCGGCGTCCGAGCTGCTCAGGCTCTACAGGACTCGGGAGCCTCTGGCCGAGATTCTCGGCTTCCTCTCCGACCAGCAAGCCCAGATGCTCCAGGAGCGGATCGACTTTGTCCATAAGCACATTTTGCACTGCAAAGCCAAGGCCACCGCTCCGTGA